The Trinickia caryophylli genomic sequence CGTTCACCTGCGCGATCTGCTGCTGGGCAGCCGCCAGACGCGCCGCATCGATCGGTGCAGCAGGAACCAACGCGTTCACACGGTAAATGCCATAGCCGCCGTTACCCAGATCCATGCCCACGTAGACGGGCAGCTTGGTCGCGTTTGCCTTGAAGATCGCCGACATCGCCGCAGGCGAGACGCCCTGCGGATCGGTACGCGACACCTTCGCTTCCGTCGAGAAGCCTGTGGCCGAATTCGACTTTTGCAACTGCGCCAGTTTCGCTTCGCCATCCTTGCGCGCGAGCTCGGCGGCTTGCTCGGCCACGTAGCGTGTGCGCACGGCGTCCTTGACCGATGCGAGCGGCGGCGTGGCGGCCGGTTTGTAGTCGGTCACGCGCGCAGAGATCAGCGTGTTGTTGCCGACGTCGATCGCCTGGGTATTGTTGCGGTCCTTGATCGAATCACCGGCAAACACCGCCGCCAGGAACTTCGGGTTGTTGAGCGGGCTGTCGGGCGGCAGCGCCGGGTTCGGCTTGTCGGTGACCGCGGCGGTCTGAATCGTCAGCTTGAACTTGTCAGCCGCCGGCTGCAGGGTCTTCGACTGCTCGTAGACCGTCGAGGTGAACGCATCGGAACGCTCGGTGTAGGTCTTCGCGGCCTGCTGCATTTTCAGATCCTTCTCGATCTGGTCCTTGAGCTGCGCAAACGGCTGAACCACGGCCGGCTTTTCGTCGGTCAGCATGATGATGTGATACCCGAACGAGGTACGAACGAGATCGCTGACGTCGCCCTTCTTTTTCAGTGCAAAGGCCGCCGAGTCGAACGCCTTGTCGCCTGTAAGGACGTCGCGCGTCGACCAGCCAAGATCGCCGCCCTTCGAAGCCGAGCCCGGGTCGTTGGATGTCTTTTGCGCGATCTGTCCGAACTGGTCAGGGTGAGCCTTGATCTCCGCCAGCACCTCCTGCGCCTTTTTCTTCGCGCTGGCATCAGCGTCCGTTTTCGCGCCGGCGGGCACCGAAATCAGGATCTGGCTTACGCGTACTTCGCGGGGCGTCGTATAGCGCGCCGAGTTGTCGTCATAGTATTTCTTCGCATCGGCTTCGGACACGGCGATGCCCGCACCAAGCGTGGCGGGCGAAAAGACCACGTACTGAATCGCCGCCGTCTGCGGGGCCGCAAACTCGGCCTTATGCGCATCGTAATAGGCCGAAAGCTGTGCATCGGTAGGCTGGACCTTCGCGGCATAGTCGGCCGCGCGCAGCACGAGCGACTGCACCGTGCGCTGCTGCTCGGCCAACTGCGCCAGATGCTCGGCAAGGCTCTTCGGCGTGAATGCGCTCGACTGGATGCTGTCCGGGACCTGGTCGAGCGAAAGGCCGTAGCGCACGCGTTCCTGGTACTGGTCGGGCGTCATCCCCTGCATGGCCAGCAGCTCCGTGTAGCGCGCGACGTCGATCGAGCCGTCCGGCTTGCGCAGCGACGCGATCGTCGGGTCAGCGAGCAGCGCCCGGCGTACCGCGTCGTCCGACGCGGTCAAGTGTTCGCGCTGCGCTTCGTCGGCGAGCACGCGCTGCTGGATCAGGCTGTCGAGCAGATCGCGACGCCGCTCGGGCGTGTCGAACATTTTCGCATCGAAATTGGCGCCCAATATTTGGCGAGCCTGGTCGAGCTGGCGGCGCATTGCGTTGTCGAACTCGGTGCGGGCGATCTTGTGGCCATTGACGCTTGCCACGTTGGCACTTTCGTCGAAGAACCCGCGGAAGCCCTGAATGCCGACGAAGCCCAGCCCCGGCACGACGACGAGGATGAGCATGAGCATCATCAGGCGCTTGTGATTGCGAAAGAAATCGAGCATGCGTGACTGGTTACGTTGGACAAAAACGCCCAATAGTACAACAACAGCGGCACCCGATCGGCACCGGGGCGGGAAAGCACCGGTCGGACGTTGACCGAGGTCAAGCACCGCCCGGCGCGCCGCCGCTATCGTCGAAGCGTTAAACGATTGGTTTGATCTCGCGCGGCGCGGACTATTTGCCTCGGCTGCGCCTTCGAAGGAGCCTTGCAATGAGCGACAACCCGCTTCTGAGCTACGAACCCGCCCCTGCGCTCACGGCGCGCCCAGCGACGGGCGAGGCCGTGTCCGTGATTACGCTGCCGCGCCCCGATCTGCGCTCGGGCCTGCCGTTGATGACCGCACTCGCGTT encodes the following:
- a CDS encoding SurA N-terminal domain-containing protein; its protein translation is MLDFFRNHKRLMMLMLILVVVPGLGFVGIQGFRGFFDESANVASVNGHKIARTEFDNAMRRQLDQARQILGANFDAKMFDTPERRRDLLDSLIQQRVLADEAQREHLTASDDAVRRALLADPTIASLRKPDGSIDVARYTELLAMQGMTPDQYQERVRYGLSLDQVPDSIQSSAFTPKSLAEHLAQLAEQQRTVQSLVLRAADYAAKVQPTDAQLSAYYDAHKAEFAAPQTAAIQYVVFSPATLGAGIAVSEADAKKYYDDNSARYTTPREVRVSQILISVPAGAKTDADASAKKKAQEVLAEIKAHPDQFGQIAQKTSNDPGSASKGGDLGWSTRDVLTGDKAFDSAAFALKKKGDVSDLVRTSFGYHIIMLTDEKPAVVQPFAQLKDQIEKDLKMQQAAKTYTERSDAFTSTVYEQSKTLQPAADKFKLTIQTAAVTDKPNPALPPDSPLNNPKFLAAVFAGDSIKDRNNTQAIDVGNNTLISARVTDYKPAATPPLASVKDAVRTRYVAEQAAELARKDGEAKLAQLQKSNSATGFSTEAKVSRTDPQGVSPAAMSAIFKANATKLPVYVGMDLGNGGYGIYRVNALVPAAPIDAARLAAAQQQIAQVNAQGEMQAYIDSLRARSKVKLYGSLDTKASSGD